The proteins below come from a single Streptosporangiales bacterium genomic window:
- a CDS encoding protein kinase — MGEVWFGRDVKLDRAVAVKFLRMPGGDDDQELVARFVRESRITARLEHPGVPAVFDVGTDEGRPYVVLQRVRGTSVAELIATQGALPVGWVASIGAQVCAVLTAAHGASLVHRDLKPANVMVCADGTVKVLDFGLAVALDRDEQTQLTRAGQALGTPAYMAPEQILAGGSDPRSDLYSVGCTLYEMLTGRQVFSGDTAYLVMRKQVDEPPPSVRAHRADVPTALDRLVGRLLHKSPGQRPPSAEETARLLLPFIAVDEPLAGVLTDARATTITLYSAATARALDVARRPMETASTQPRAEATAFAGTSQRARLGAARAEAKALSDKARYDQAVEVIERALIESQSIGEADPEVEELRRQHADALFAAGDFRRAAPAYRAVADAIPDPDGQEMHTAFRCRFREATSRALIGETRPALRELVALLADEEQAYGLDDSRPLGLRRQIALLELGTENRRQATDRLQALLDDLLRLRGAGDPDVVKVRDLLDGARLTSGA; from the coding sequence ATGGGCGAGGTCTGGTTCGGCCGCGATGTCAAGCTCGACCGTGCGGTCGCGGTCAAGTTCCTCCGGATGCCTGGGGGCGACGACGATCAGGAGCTCGTGGCGAGATTCGTCCGTGAGTCCCGCATCACCGCGCGGCTCGAACACCCCGGAGTACCCGCCGTATTCGATGTCGGCACCGACGAGGGTCGACCGTATGTGGTGCTGCAACGGGTACGAGGCACCAGCGTCGCGGAACTGATCGCCACGCAAGGAGCGTTGCCAGTCGGATGGGTGGCGAGCATAGGTGCCCAGGTGTGCGCCGTACTCACGGCCGCGCACGGAGCCTCCCTGGTGCACCGCGATCTGAAGCCGGCCAACGTGATGGTATGCGCGGACGGCACGGTCAAGGTGCTCGACTTCGGTCTCGCCGTGGCACTCGACCGGGACGAGCAAACGCAGCTCACCCGAGCGGGCCAGGCGTTGGGAACGCCCGCCTACATGGCGCCGGAACAGATACTCGCCGGCGGCAGTGACCCGCGTAGCGATCTCTACTCAGTCGGCTGCACGCTCTACGAGATGCTCACCGGCAGGCAGGTATTCTCCGGGGACACCGCGTACCTCGTGATGCGCAAACAGGTCGACGAGCCGCCGCCATCCGTTCGAGCTCACCGTGCGGACGTACCGACCGCGCTTGACCGACTCGTCGGGCGCCTTCTGCACAAGAGTCCCGGTCAGCGACCGCCGAGTGCGGAAGAGACGGCGCGCCTACTGCTCCCCTTCATCGCCGTGGATGAACCGCTGGCGGGTGTCCTCACGGACGCACGAGCGACCACCATCACCCTCTATTCCGCCGCGACCGCCCGCGCGCTCGACGTCGCTCGCCGGCCGATGGAGACGGCATCGACCCAGCCACGCGCCGAGGCGACCGCCTTCGCGGGGACAAGCCAGCGGGCACGCCTTGGGGCAGCGCGGGCAGAGGCGAAGGCTCTGAGCGACAAGGCCAGATACGACCAGGCCGTCGAGGTCATCGAGCGGGCGCTCATCGAGTCCCAGTCGATCGGCGAAGCCGATCCGGAGGTCGAGGAGCTCCGGCGGCAGCATGCCGACGCGCTGTTCGCCGCAGGCGACTTCCGGCGCGCGGCGCCTGCCTATCGAGCCGTGGCAGACGCCATCCCGGATCCGGATGGCCAGGAGATGCACACAGCGTTCCGTTGTCGGTTCAGGGAAGCGACCAGTCGCGCGCTCATCGGTGAGACGCGTCCGGCTCTGCGTGAGCTCGTCGCTCTCCTGGCGGACGAAGAGCAGGCCTACGGGCTGGACGACTCCCGACCGTTGGGTCTGCGCCGCCAGATCGCCCTGCTGGAGCTCGGCACGGAGAACCGGCGGCAGGCGACGGATCGACTCCAGGCGTTGCTCGACGATCTGCTGCGGCTACGTGGCGCGGGAGACCCCGACGTGGTGAAGGTACGTGACCTGCTCGACGGTGCGCGTCTCACGAGCGGAGCATGA
- a CDS encoding epoxyalkane--coenzyme M transferase encodes MTSSLAAGVARGTGAWRRFAVKRSTDRILTTHTGSLPRPPALLEVFTGDRQVDAGEFARLTHEAVDQIVRDQDQAGVDVVNDGEMSKESYSTYVRERLSGFEGESEAVLNLADLSAYPSFMARWASIWGTQSGEVLSPPACVADIAVKDRSLLQADIDNLKAAVGDTPPEDVFMSAASPGVVGAFFANHHYANHEDYLRAIGAAMREEYEAIVAAGFVLQLDCPDLAMCRHLQFQHLSIEEFRAEARMHIEVLNEATAGIDPDQMRLHLCWGNYEGPHHHDVPLRDIVDIVLDGRPNAIALEAANPRHAHEWQVFEDVKLPDGKALIPGVIDSTMNYIEHPELIAQRLVNYGRLVGRENVLAGSDCGFGTAARVSYVDPQITWAKFAAMTEGARLATSELTRT; translated from the coding sequence ATGACATCGTCACTCGCGGCCGGTGTCGCTCGAGGCACCGGCGCATGGAGGAGGTTCGCAGTGAAGCGAAGCACCGACCGCATCCTGACCACGCACACCGGAAGCCTTCCACGTCCGCCCGCACTGCTCGAGGTCTTCACCGGAGACCGGCAGGTGGACGCCGGCGAGTTCGCCAGGCTGACGCACGAGGCCGTCGACCAGATCGTCCGCGACCAGGACCAGGCCGGTGTCGACGTGGTGAACGACGGCGAGATGAGCAAGGAGAGCTACTCGACGTACGTCAGGGAACGGCTCTCCGGCTTCGAGGGCGAGAGCGAGGCGGTGCTGAACCTGGCCGACCTCAGCGCCTACCCGTCCTTCATGGCACGCTGGGCGTCCATCTGGGGCACGCAGTCCGGCGAGGTCCTGAGTCCGCCCGCCTGCGTCGCCGACATCGCGGTCAAGGACCGCTCGCTGCTGCAGGCCGACATCGACAACCTGAAGGCGGCGGTCGGAGACACGCCTCCCGAGGACGTGTTCATGTCAGCGGCGTCCCCCGGCGTCGTCGGCGCGTTCTTCGCCAACCACCACTACGCGAACCACGAGGACTACCTGCGTGCGATCGGTGCCGCGATGCGCGAGGAGTACGAGGCGATCGTCGCGGCCGGATTCGTCCTCCAGCTCGACTGCCCCGACCTGGCGATGTGCCGGCACCTGCAGTTCCAGCATCTGAGCATCGAGGAGTTCCGCGCCGAGGCGCGCATGCACATCGAGGTGCTGAACGAGGCGACGGCGGGCATCGACCCCGACCAGATGCGCCTGCACCTGTGCTGGGGCAACTACGAGGGCCCGCACCACCACGACGTGCCGTTGCGCGACATCGTCGACATCGTCCTCGACGGCCGGCCGAACGCCATCGCGCTCGAGGCCGCGAACCCGCGCCACGCGCACGAGTGGCAGGTCTTCGAGGACGTCAAGTTGCCCGACGGCAAGGCGCTGATCCCCGGTGTCATCGACTCGACGATGAACTACATCGAGCACCCGGAGCTGATCGCCCAGCGCCTCGTCAACTACGGGCGGCTGGTCGGTCGTGAGAACGTGCTCGCCGGCTCCGACTGCGGCTTCGGCACGGCCGCCCGCGTGTCGTACGTCGACCCGCAGATCACCTGGGCAAAGTTCGCGGCGATGACGGAAGGCGCGCGCCTGGCCACCAGCGAGCTCACCCGCACCTGA
- a CDS encoding MFS transporter has translation MFWTLLGASGTAAVVAGGVIGRLGLRRAHVLLFTAIAFATALLGIAPHVTAVAVASAVVYGAPYMALSGLLAIWSHQIFPDRPSSGFSLTVLFLGAGSILGPALFGLFADVYGLQAGFLVVAAVTAATLLARPPAVRTARAQEARSGVRNGLGSPCHET, from the coding sequence CTGTTCTGGACCCTGCTCGGCGCCTCGGGCACCGCGGCCGTCGTCGCTGGCGGCGTGATCGGCCGGCTCGGACTCCGGCGCGCCCACGTGCTCCTGTTCACCGCGATCGCCTTCGCCACGGCGCTGCTCGGCATCGCCCCACACGTCACCGCCGTCGCGGTCGCGTCCGCCGTCGTGTACGGCGCGCCGTACATGGCCCTCTCCGGCCTGCTCGCGATCTGGAGCCACCAGATCTTCCCCGACCGGCCGTCGAGCGGCTTCAGCCTGACGGTGCTGTTCCTCGGCGCAGGTTCGATCCTCGGCCCGGCCCTGTTCGGGCTGTTCGCGGACGTCTACGGCCTGCAGGCAGGCTTCCTCGTCGTCGCGGCCGTCACCGCCGCCACTCTGCTCGCCCGCCCACCCGCCGTGCGGACTGCGCGGGCTCAGGAAGCGCGAAGCGGCGTAAGGAACGGACTGGGTTCCCCATGCCACGAGACGTAG
- a CDS encoding ATP-binding cassette domain-containing protein: MSRAAEATDVTEAGQADAPAGLEIADLSRTFGSVVAVDRLSLAVPRGSMVALLGPSGCGKSTTLQMIAGLLDPTSGRIVVDGTDVTRAPSHRRGLGFVFQDYALYPHKTVRENVGFPLRMAGVPRAEIDLRVTEELDRVRLTDKGRSRPQELSGGQQQRVALARALVKRPALLLFDEPLSNLDASLRGDMRELIRDVHLEIGATSVFVTHDQDEALNIADYVAVMSAGRLMQLARPREIYDAPANVFVARFIGRPAMRLHPAVVRAGAVHLAGREICPAPAGLADETELLAGTRPEDVEVVDGAEGGAFEGTVRRIEHAGADDFVEVVVTDDVTLTVRTRPGVVAGDARAVRLRTASSAWHLFDAESQERV, encoded by the coding sequence ATGAGTCGTGCAGCGGAGGCGACGGACGTGACCGAGGCCGGCCAGGCGGACGCGCCTGCCGGGTTGGAGATCGCCGACCTGAGCCGGACGTTCGGGTCGGTGGTGGCGGTCGACCGGCTCTCCCTCGCGGTCCCGCGCGGTTCGATGGTCGCACTGCTCGGGCCGTCCGGGTGTGGCAAGTCGACGACGCTGCAGATGATCGCCGGCCTGCTCGACCCCACCTCAGGCCGCATCGTCGTCGACGGCACCGACGTGACGCGCGCGCCATCACACCGGCGCGGTCTGGGCTTCGTGTTCCAGGACTACGCGTTGTACCCGCACAAGACCGTCAGGGAGAACGTCGGCTTCCCGCTGCGGATGGCGGGCGTCCCACGCGCCGAGATCGACCTGCGTGTCACCGAGGAGCTCGACCGGGTGCGGCTGACCGACAAGGGGCGGAGCCGGCCGCAGGAGCTGTCCGGCGGTCAGCAGCAGCGCGTCGCGCTGGCCCGCGCGCTGGTGAAGCGTCCGGCACTGCTCCTGTTCGACGAGCCGCTGTCGAACCTCGACGCGAGCCTGCGCGGCGACATGCGCGAGCTGATCCGCGACGTCCACCTGGAGATCGGTGCGACGAGCGTGTTCGTCACCCACGACCAGGACGAGGCGCTGAACATCGCCGACTACGTCGCGGTCATGTCGGCGGGCAGGCTGATGCAGCTGGCCAGGCCGCGGGAGATCTACGACGCCCCGGCCAACGTGTTCGTCGCGAGGTTCATCGGCAGGCCCGCGATGCGGCTCCATCCCGCGGTGGTCCGTGCGGGTGCCGTGCACCTCGCCGGCCGCGAGATCTGCCCGGCACCGGCCGGGCTCGCGGACGAGACCGAGCTGCTCGCCGGCACGCGTCCCGAGGACGTCGAGGTGGTGGACGGCGCCGAGGGTGGGGCCTTCGAGGGCACGGTGCGGCGGATCGAGCACGCCGGCGCGGACGACTTCGTCGAGGTGGTCGTCACCGACGACGTCACGCTCACCGTCCGCACCAGGCCGGGCGTCGTCGCGGGTGACGCGCGCGCCGTGCGGCTGCGCACCGCGTCGTCGGCCTGGCACCTCTTCGACGCCGAGTCGCAGGAACGCGTGTGA
- a CDS encoding ABC transporter permease subunit, with protein MTGRRSWRRLLVLYLAGALMVVWSIGPTLWMALASVVPQGDFTRARGLARVDRWSLDAYRDVLGESGFRDAIRTSAVVALSTTVLCLVVCALAGYALARLRPHGGRSLGLVLLAARAVPALVLLIPLYLFMSRILNLADTIVGLVLVQTALLSPFAVWMLRTFFAEVPRSVELAARIDGCNRLQVFRHVTLPLSLQGLVATAVFLFINTWNEFMIPLILSGSKAKTVTVELAQLSSAPGGFFQFGPVMAAGIATVLPSVVFFLFTQRALVRGVTAGGVKA; from the coding sequence ATGACCGGCCGCCGGTCCTGGCGCCGGCTGCTCGTCCTCTACCTCGCCGGCGCGTTGATGGTCGTCTGGTCGATCGGGCCGACGTTGTGGATGGCGCTGGCGAGCGTCGTGCCGCAGGGAGACTTCACCAGGGCGCGGGGTCTCGCGCGCGTCGACCGCTGGTCGCTCGACGCCTACCGCGATGTGCTCGGCGAGAGCGGCTTCCGTGACGCCATCAGGACGAGCGCCGTCGTGGCTCTGTCCACCACGGTGCTGTGCCTGGTGGTGTGCGCGCTGGCCGGGTACGCGCTCGCCCGCCTGCGTCCGCACGGAGGCAGGAGCCTCGGCCTCGTGCTGCTCGCCGCGCGTGCGGTTCCCGCCCTCGTCCTGCTGATCCCGCTGTACCTGTTCATGAGCCGCATCCTGAATCTCGCCGACACGATCGTCGGGCTCGTGCTGGTACAGACGGCGCTGCTGTCACCGTTCGCGGTGTGGATGCTGCGAACGTTCTTCGCCGAGGTGCCGCGCAGTGTCGAGCTCGCCGCACGCATCGACGGATGCAACCGGCTGCAGGTGTTCCGCCACGTCACGCTGCCGCTGAGCCTGCAGGGACTCGTCGCCACCGCCGTGTTCCTCTTCATCAACACCTGGAACGAGTTCATGATCCCGTTGATCCTCAGTGGGTCCAAGGCGAAGACCGTGACCGTCGAGCTGGCGCAGCTGAGCAGTGCGCCCGGCGGGTTCTTCCAGTTCGGGCCCGTCATGGCCGCGGGTATCGCCACCGTGCTGCCTTCGGTGGTGTTCTTCCTGTTCACGCAGCGGGCGCTGGTGCGCGGTGTCACGGCCGGTGGGGTGAAGGCGTGA
- a CDS encoding beta-glucosidase, whose protein sequence is MSAGTYRNETLPAFPPGFVWGVATAAYQIEGAVTEGGRGPSIWDTYTHTPGRIDNGDNGDVACDHYHRYAEDVRLMRDLGVGAYRFSVAWPRIQPYGKGPVNQAGLDFYQRLVDELVGAGITPCLTLYHWDLPQALQDAGGWQVRDTAERFADYAVAVHEALADRVPMWITLNEPFCSAFLGYAEGRHAPGLREGHGALAAAHHLLVGHGLATRAMREQRRGDETFGITLNLNHVTPATDVPADRAAAKRTELMSNRVFTEPILAGHYADGEREVWGELTDFSFRRDGDLDVIAEPLDFLGVNNYFPSYPKFAPTSDTDPARRTAADIDAVENPPVDLSRTAMGWPVLAGGLRRLLEWLHGTYPSLPPVYLTENGAAYPDVVVDGRIDDHDRIAYIDSHLRAVHAAIEGGVDVRGYFCWSFLDNFEWSYGYAKRFGLVHVDYATQRRTPKASYHWYREVVTR, encoded by the coding sequence ATGAGTGCTGGGACGTACCGCAACGAGACGCTGCCAGCGTTCCCGCCGGGGTTCGTGTGGGGCGTGGCGACGGCCGCGTACCAGATCGAGGGCGCGGTGACGGAGGGCGGTCGCGGGCCGTCGATCTGGGACACCTACACCCACACGCCCGGTCGCATCGACAATGGCGACAACGGTGACGTCGCGTGCGACCACTACCACCGTTACGCCGAGGACGTGCGCCTGATGCGCGACCTCGGCGTCGGCGCGTACCGCTTCTCCGTGGCGTGGCCGCGCATCCAGCCGTACGGGAAAGGTCCGGTCAACCAGGCCGGCCTCGACTTCTACCAGCGGCTCGTCGACGAGCTCGTCGGCGCGGGCATCACCCCGTGCCTGACGCTGTACCACTGGGACCTGCCGCAGGCGTTGCAGGACGCCGGTGGCTGGCAGGTGCGTGACACGGCCGAGCGGTTCGCCGACTATGCGGTCGCGGTGCACGAGGCGCTCGCCGACCGCGTACCGATGTGGATCACGCTGAACGAGCCGTTCTGCAGCGCGTTCCTCGGGTACGCAGAGGGCAGGCACGCGCCGGGACTCCGGGAGGGCCACGGCGCACTCGCCGCCGCACACCACCTGCTGGTCGGGCACGGGCTCGCGACCCGCGCGATGCGGGAGCAACGACGCGGCGACGAGACGTTCGGCATCACGCTCAACCTCAACCACGTCACGCCCGCGACCGACGTCCCCGCCGATCGTGCCGCCGCGAAGCGCACCGAGCTGATGAGCAACCGCGTCTTCACCGAGCCGATCCTCGCGGGTCACTACGCCGACGGCGAGCGGGAGGTCTGGGGCGAGCTCACCGACTTCTCGTTCCGGCGCGACGGCGATCTCGATGTCATCGCCGAGCCGCTCGACTTCCTCGGCGTCAACAACTACTTCCCGAGCTACCCGAAGTTCGCGCCCACGTCCGACACCGACCCGGCGCGGCGCACCGCGGCCGACATCGACGCCGTCGAGAACCCGCCTGTCGACCTCTCCCGCACGGCGATGGGCTGGCCGGTGCTCGCCGGCGGGCTGCGCCGCCTCCTCGAGTGGCTGCACGGGACGTACCCGTCGCTGCCGCCCGTCTACCTCACCGAGAACGGTGCCGCGTACCCCGACGTCGTCGTCGACGGGCGCATCGACGACCACGACCGCATCGCGTACATCGACTCCCACCTCCGCGCCGTCCACGCCGCGATCGAGGGAGGAGTCGACGTCCGCGGCTACTTCTGCTGGTCGTTCCTCGACAACTTCGAGTGGTCGTACGGGTACGCGAAGCGCTTCGGCCTCGTGCACGTCGACTACGCCACACAGCGGCGCACGCCCAAGGCGAGCTACCACTGGTACCGCGAGGTCGTCACCCGCTGA
- a CDS encoding ABC transporter permease subunit, producing MSDSTLGTVLMTPAGVVSMVFLVGPLLYGLAMGFRRINSSTLNADWPFTGLDNWQRVLSNPQFHAAVPRTLVLAGGTVALSLVVALVMALVLNERFRGRTLVQIAVLLPWIIAPIASGLMWRWLFDGNFGLVNVIGTRTGLLDQNVGWLSRPNVAMAVAVLAESWRSIPVLTLLFLARLRGLNPNLYKAAKIDGAEIAARLRHVTLPSMRGVLAVGAVLQVISALQAFDVLYTLTQGGPAGATTVLNLLLYKQAFQSLNFGAASVLALMIGFLTAFVLVVVAAARVASRALADRRGAG from the coding sequence ATGTCCGACTCGACCCTCGGCACGGTCCTGATGACCCCGGCCGGCGTCGTCTCGATGGTCTTCCTCGTCGGTCCGCTGTTGTACGGCCTCGCCATGGGTTTCCGCCGGATCAACAGCTCGACGCTCAACGCCGACTGGCCGTTCACCGGACTGGACAACTGGCAGCGCGTCCTCTCGAACCCGCAGTTCCACGCGGCCGTCCCGCGCACGCTCGTGCTGGCCGGGGGCACGGTCGCGCTCTCGCTGGTGGTGGCGCTGGTGATGGCGCTCGTCCTCAACGAGAGGTTCCGCGGCCGTACTCTCGTCCAGATCGCGGTGCTCCTGCCGTGGATCATCGCGCCGATCGCCTCGGGCCTGATGTGGCGGTGGCTCTTCGACGGCAACTTCGGGCTCGTCAACGTCATCGGCACGCGCACCGGCCTGCTCGACCAGAACGTCGGGTGGCTGAGCAGGCCGAACGTCGCCATGGCGGTGGCGGTGCTCGCGGAGTCCTGGCGGAGCATTCCCGTGCTGACTCTGCTGTTCCTCGCGCGGCTGCGCGGCCTCAACCCGAACCTCTACAAAGCCGCGAAGATCGACGGCGCCGAGATCGCCGCCCGCCTCCGACACGTGACGCTGCCGTCGATGCGCGGCGTGCTCGCGGTGGGAGCGGTGCTCCAGGTGATCTCGGCGCTGCAGGCGTTCGACGTCCTCTACACGCTCACCCAGGGCGGTCCGGCGGGCGCGACCACCGTCCTCAACCTGCTGCTGTACAAGCAGGCGTTCCAGTCGCTCAACTTCGGCGCGGCATCGGTCCTGGCCCTGATGATCGGGTTCCTGACGGCCTTCGTGCTGGTCGTCGTCGCCGCTGCGCGCGTCGCGTCGCGTGCCCTCGCCGACCGCAGGGGCGCCGGATGA
- a CDS encoding AAA family ATPase: MPRLALDKDFLLRDLPKLERPVRERVTEAFGKFAHATHAGSHLEKLTNVRDPRLRTIRIDRSLRGVVVAPDGDDTFTLLKVLPHDDAYAWARSHAATVNTASGRFEVRDVNMIESVLPELSKAVEDAPTRLFDHLGDDVLDRFGVDEQTRAFARVLTDVIQLEAARTFLPQHQWDVLYGLAAGLSPDEVWAELGVPDHGAHYDPNDLAAAIERSGDRIVLVEGPDELMEIVRRPFDLWRIYLHPVQRQVAYGDFSGPARVTGGPGTGKTVVALHRAKHLAESGEGPVLLTTFTSTLAASLEVALELLVDSAEVRERITVRHIDQVATEVYRQRHGHPKIIDDREQRRVWTSLIERFALPFTETFLMQEWRQVVLAQQIGTAREYVAARRQGRGRPLGLRQREVLWPALAAFHQILLERGVRTHETICVEATRLLGSGVARPYRHVVVDEAQDLSPARWRLLRALVEPGRNDMFIAGDSHQRIYDDRVSLREVGVRIAGRSGRLTVNYRTTAEILVWSMGVLRGERIDDLDGGVESLTGCRSELHGYPPTLHGARTRDDELGALTTRFREWLDAGVDASEIAVATRSNKLADVVVEHLTQERIAAHSLARPGHGVDGVAVGTMHRMKGLEFRCLAVVGVGRHQMPPPNAVTPLSEDEATHRHDLQRERCLLFVACTRAREGLYVSWHGEPSPFLTPLRAS, from the coding sequence ATGCCCAGGCTCGCTCTCGACAAGGACTTCCTGCTGCGCGATCTCCCCAAGCTCGAACGTCCTGTGCGCGAACGGGTAACGGAGGCCTTCGGGAAGTTCGCGCACGCCACACACGCAGGTTCACACCTCGAGAAGCTCACCAACGTCCGAGACCCCCGGCTGCGCACGATCCGGATCGATCGATCACTTCGTGGAGTGGTCGTCGCTCCCGACGGGGATGACACCTTCACGTTGCTCAAGGTCCTGCCCCACGACGACGCCTACGCGTGGGCGCGGAGCCACGCGGCGACGGTGAACACCGCGAGCGGCCGGTTCGAGGTCCGTGACGTCAACATGATCGAGTCAGTGCTACCGGAGCTCAGCAAGGCCGTCGAGGATGCTCCGACACGCCTCTTCGACCACCTCGGCGACGACGTCCTGGACAGGTTCGGCGTTGACGAGCAGACGCGTGCGTTCGCTCGTGTCCTCACCGATGTCATCCAGCTCGAGGCTGCACGGACATTCCTGCCGCAGCACCAGTGGGACGTCCTATACGGGCTTGCCGCCGGTCTCAGCCCAGACGAAGTCTGGGCAGAACTGGGGGTTCCCGACCACGGCGCACACTACGATCCGAACGATCTCGCCGCCGCCATCGAACGCAGCGGCGACCGTATCGTCCTTGTCGAAGGACCTGACGAGCTGATGGAGATCGTCCGGCGACCGTTCGACCTGTGGCGAATCTACCTGCACCCCGTTCAGCGGCAGGTGGCCTACGGCGACTTCAGCGGTCCCGCACGCGTGACGGGTGGTCCAGGAACGGGCAAGACGGTCGTCGCTCTCCATCGGGCAAAGCATCTCGCGGAGAGCGGCGAAGGACCGGTCTTGCTGACGACGTTCACCTCGACGCTCGCCGCGTCGTTGGAGGTGGCTCTCGAGCTACTCGTCGACTCGGCCGAGGTACGGGAACGCATCACGGTGCGGCACATCGACCAGGTCGCGACGGAGGTGTACCGCCAGCGACACGGGCACCCGAAGATCATCGACGACCGTGAGCAGCGTCGGGTTTGGACGAGCCTGATCGAGCGCTTCGCCCTTCCTTTCACCGAGACGTTCCTCATGCAAGAGTGGCGACAGGTGGTGCTGGCACAGCAGATCGGCACGGCACGTGAGTATGTGGCAGCGCGCAGGCAGGGTCGGGGGCGACCACTCGGCCTTCGTCAGCGTGAGGTGCTCTGGCCCGCTCTCGCAGCGTTCCACCAGATCCTCCTGGAACGCGGGGTTCGGACACACGAGACGATCTGTGTCGAAGCAACCCGCCTGCTCGGATCCGGCGTCGCGCGACCATACCGCCATGTCGTCGTTGACGAGGCCCAGGACCTGAGTCCGGCCCGCTGGCGCCTGTTGCGCGCGCTCGTCGAGCCCGGTAGGAACGATATGTTCATCGCCGGTGACAGCCACCAGCGGATATACGACGATCGGGTGAGCCTGCGAGAGGTCGGCGTACGGATCGCCGGGCGCTCAGGTCGCCTGACCGTCAACTACCGAACTACGGCCGAGATCCTGGTGTGGAGCATGGGTGTGCTGCGCGGTGAACGCATCGACGATCTGGACGGCGGTGTCGAATCTCTCACCGGCTGCCGATCGGAGCTCCACGGCTATCCACCCACTCTGCATGGCGCGCGCACGCGGGACGATGAGCTTGGAGCATTGACGACGAGATTCCGTGAGTGGCTCGATGCCGGTGTCGATGCCAGTGAGATCGCGGTCGCCACGAGGTCCAACAAGCTGGCGGACGTCGTCGTCGAACACCTGACGCAGGAGCGCATCGCTGCCCATTCGCTCGCACGTCCGGGGCATGGCGTCGACGGCGTGGCGGTCGGCACGATGCACCGGATGAAGGGCCTGGAGTTCCGGTGCCTTGCGGTCGTCGGCGTCGGTCGACATCAGATGCCGCCTCCGAATGCTGTCACGCCGCTCTCCGAGGATGAGGCCACCCACCGCCACGACCTGCAACGCGAACGTTGCCTGCTGTTCGTCGCGTGTACGCGTGCGCGCGAGGGGCTCTACGTCTCGTGGCATGGGGAACCCAGTCCGTTCCTTACGCCGCTTCGCGCTTCCTGA
- a CDS encoding extracellular solute-binding protein: protein MMPFGSFARARSLLGVLLVVALAAACSGGGGSGGDEESSLGPASRLASDESVLAHAKQYKGEKLTLIVPDPLDKWLGPGTKEFEKQTGVDVEFQIVPFDQLLSKYSTLATGQDSSVDMYFSWAAITAQMGPLLFQDLSAPLKGVSAEYSPAALSSMQAGGKTYGLPYQTSIQIMYYNKALFTAAGLDPAKPPATWTEFVDAAKAVKSKGGANASGFVTGGQTANDVFAGLWLPALNSADGHMYSSDLRKATVDTPQSRAAMQALADLGKSGAVSPQTWSNNGSQDAALSFAKGNVGMTWNFPLAYPIVADPKQSDMKLDDLGTALIPGVELESGSVNGAEGIAVSRYSENQAAALDYVAYITSPTQQKALSLGEAKLLPARTKSLSDKDVVKAIPVAPLVAKQGEFPADRAGSPFYNDVSEVVAKWVGDVMRKDLDPGEATKGMQREVTKVVDDYWADNG from the coding sequence ATGATGCCGTTCGGATCGTTCGCTCGTGCCCGTTCCCTGCTCGGTGTGCTCCTCGTCGTCGCGCTCGCGGCGGCCTGCAGCGGAGGCGGTGGGTCAGGGGGCGACGAGGAGTCGTCGCTCGGCCCCGCGTCGCGCCTGGCATCAGACGAGTCGGTGCTCGCCCATGCCAAGCAGTACAAGGGCGAGAAGCTCACCCTCATCGTTCCCGACCCCCTGGACAAGTGGCTCGGTCCGGGGACGAAGGAGTTCGAGAAGCAGACGGGGGTCGACGTCGAGTTCCAGATCGTCCCGTTCGACCAGCTGCTCAGCAAGTACTCCACGCTGGCGACCGGGCAGGACTCCAGCGTCGACATGTACTTCTCCTGGGCCGCGATCACCGCGCAGATGGGTCCGCTGCTCTTCCAGGACCTGTCCGCGCCACTGAAGGGCGTTTCGGCCGAGTACTCCCCGGCGGCGCTGTCGTCGATGCAGGCGGGGGGCAAGACGTACGGCCTGCCGTACCAGACGTCGATCCAGATCATGTACTACAACAAGGCGCTCTTCACGGCCGCCGGCCTCGACCCCGCCAAGCCGCCGGCCACGTGGACGGAGTTCGTCGACGCTGCCAAGGCGGTCAAGAGCAAGGGCGGCGCGAACGCGTCCGGCTTCGTCACCGGCGGGCAGACGGCGAACGACGTGTTCGCCGGGCTGTGGCTGCCGGCGCTCAACAGTGCCGACGGCCACATGTACTCGTCCGACCTCCGCAAGGCGACGGTCGACACCCCGCAGAGCCGGGCCGCGATGCAGGCGCTGGCCGACCTCGGGAAGTCGGGCGCCGTGTCGCCGCAGACGTGGAGCAACAACGGCTCGCAGGACGCCGCCCTCTCGTTCGCCAAGGGCAACGTCGGCATGACGTGGAACTTCCCGCTGGCCTACCCGATCGTCGCCGATCCCAAGCAGTCGGACATGAAGCTCGACGACCTCGGCACCGCGCTCATCCCCGGGGTTGAGCTGGAGTCGGGCAGCGTCAACGGCGCCGAGGGCATCGCGGTCAGCCGCTACTCGGAGAACCAGGCGGCGGCGCTGGACTACGTCGCGTACATCACCAGTCCGACGCAGCAGAAGGCCCTGTCCCTCGGCGAGGCGAAGCTGCTGCCAGCACGCACGAAGTCGTTGTCGGACAAGGATGTCGTCAAGGCCATCCCCGTGGCGCCGCTCGTCGCGAAACAGGGCGAGTTCCCCGCCGACCGCGCCGGGTCGCCCTTCTACAACGACGTCTCCGAGGTCGTCGCGAAGTGGGTGGGCGACGTCATGCGCAAGGATCTCGATCCAGGTGAGGCCACGAAGGGCATGCAGCGCGAGGTGACGAAGGTCGTCGACGACTACTGGGCCGACAACGGCTGA